A window of Maridesulfovibrio bastinii DSM 16055 genomic DNA:
TACCTCAAATTTTCAATCATCTCAGCACCTTGTTTCCTCAGTGCGGTGTGGGAATCTAAGTGAACCCGCACCCGATGTCAACAACTTTTTAAGATCTTTTTTTTCAGTTCAAATCGAAGCTACTCTTAAACGTCATACCCGTCAGGGCTGTATTCGTTTTAAAACCTCAACTCGTCCTATATTAAATGATCTTAGCACCTTACTTCCGTTTGGCGCGGAGAGAGAACCTATTCGGAACCCCGTCCAGTGTCAACAACTTTTTGATTTTTATTTTGCTCAAGCTCTATTTATATAGATGCTTGATTCAAGCGATGCTTTTTAAACTTATTCCAGCTCGTTTGCATCGATCTAAATATCAAAAAGTTCAATGATCACGTTGCCTTACTTTCGTTCAGCGCGGAGATGAAACTTAGTGAATCCATCCCCGAGTGTCAATCACTTTTTAAAACTTTTTTTGAAGCGTTCAAACAGTTTGCTTGAAGCACTTCAGCAGGCGGCAGGGACTAATCAAAGTATGCGTTCTGCTCTCTTAAAATTCTAAAAAGTTTAATGATCACTGCGCCTTACTTTCGTTCAGCGCGGAGATGCAACCTAGTGAAACGTCCATCTCCTGTCAACCGTTTTTTTGCTTTAAAACAAAAAAAACCTCAGTCGCCCGCGAGCCAATTTCTGGCCCTCAACAACCGGGAAGCAGGTTCTATAAAAACTAACCAACTCAGTCAATACGTTTTTGAATTATTATTGCTAGATCTTGAATGGAGATACAACGGGGAGAAACTATATAAATAGATAAGCCTAGAAAAGCTTTAGAAACAACCATAAAACATAATAATTCTAAGCCCCCATATAGTCGCATAGCTGCCCCACTACTCAGTTTAGAAAAATGAGCAGAACATGGACCACCGACCATCGACACTGTACTTGCTACATTAAATAGTTATAGGGCTAGGTATCCTTTATAAAGAATAGAGAGGCAGGAATTGTTCGTGCCGCTCAAACATTGCAGCAATCGAGGAGTAAGCAAGAAATTGCTATAACTAGTACTCAAAAAAAAGGCGCGATTCTTATCGCGCCTTCAGGTGACCTATTTAGGTTTATTGCTTTCATCAAGCAAAATGACATTAGGATGATGCTGCTTGATTTCTTCATCATCAAGCCATGTATAAGTACATACAATAATCTTCTGTCCTGGTTTACCTTTATGAGCCGCAGCTCCATTCAAACAGAATTCACCTTTTTTGCCTTCGATTGCGTAAGTTGTGAGACGTTCTCCATTATCGACATTTAAAACATCAACACGCTCAAATGGAACTATCCCTGCTAATTTAAGAAGTTCAGTATCAATAGAAATAGAACCTTCGTAATCAAGGCAAGCCTCAGTAATAGTGGCCCTATGAAGTTTGGACCGTAAAAGACAGCGTTTAGCCATCGTACACTCCTCCTATGGATGTATACTTTCGCTATGCAAAAAAAGGCGGATAGCACGGAGGGTTGATATTTGCAAACATCAATACCCCAAACGAAAAAATAAACATTCTTAAAGAGGAGACAAGCGCGATAAAAAAATTAGATGAAATGATAGCCTTTAACTATTCAAATGATGGTACTTAATTCTGTTTTAAAAAGATTCTTTTATGTCTGATCCAAAATAAGAGCAAAAAACCAGCAGCTAAAATAGATGCACCCTCCGGGATCGGTGTCGGAGAATTCGTTATGTCACCCTTGCTATAAAACCATTTTCCGGAAGAATAAGTATTTGTTCCTGTTAGATAGGAACCTTCAGCTATCTCAGCCCACTCAACTGAAAACTCATTAAAAACATTTGGAGCTTCAAAATAAATAGTAGGTAAAACTTCCTTAACACCTGCAATGCTCGAGCCTGTAAGGATAACGCTTGAATGAGTCTCATCAGCGTAATCCCAGCTCCACCCTTCTAGGCTTTTACTGCTGAATTTAACATTCTTTATAGATACATCATCATTCGTAACCCACAACTGCATCTTGTAAACGCCTGAGGACTCATTATACCAATTGGAACCTTTAATTGTGGAAGCGATGGAATTGCTAGCAAGAGAAAGCAAAAAGATTAAACTAAAAAGAATTAAAATTTTGTGATTCTTGTTCATATCGCCTCCTAATTATTTTCACCCACCGCCTACAGCGGGAAAAATTCCCAAACGATCACCATCTGATAAAACAGAATCCAAGCCTGATGAAATCCCATTTATGAAAATTATTTTAACATCATCAGTATCAATACCAATTTGATTTAAAACATCTTCAACTTTTGAATCTTGCGATATTGGAAATTTGTCAGCATTTTCCGGACACTTATCAGCAAGAGTAGCATAACATAATAAATTTATATTCACTTCTAAACCCTCATAAAATCTAAACCATTTAACATTATATTTAATGTACTTTTTTATAACTATTGTCAAATAAATATTTTCCTACACCAGATATAATCTATTTATGACAAGTTTAAATTTTAAGCAAAAAAAATCCCCCGCCAAAAGGCGGGGGATAAATAAAACCTAATTGAAAATCTAACGGCTTAGGCGAAAGCTTTTTCAAAGTTAGGAACAACCTGTTTTTTACGGCTCATTACACCGTCAAGCCATACGGATGTTCCTTCAGGAGCAACACCGAAAGCTTTTTCAACAACTGCAGGATTATCAGAAACGATCAGCATTTCTGAACCTTCCTTCATGATGTCAGTCAAAAGCAGGAAGCAGCTGTGACGACCGTCGGCTTTAACTTTTTCAAGTTCAGCGTAGAGGTCAGCTTTAATGTCATCAAATACGGAAAGATCAACAACTTCAAGCTGTCCAATACCGATTTTGTTACCGGACATATCGAAGTCTTTGTAATCACGGAAAACGAGTTCATTCATTGAAGCACCAGCAACAGCGGACTTAACGTTGAACATTTCCATTCCAAGAGCAGTTACGTCTGCAACACCGGCAATTTTAGCCAGTTCTTCTACAGCAGCTTTATCAGCATCGGTGCAGGTTACAGATTTGAACATAACTGTATCACTAAGAATTGCACAGAGAAGAACTCCAGCTACTTCTTTAGGAACTTCTACATTGTAGAATTTGTACATGGAATTGATAACTGTACCGGTGCAGCCTACAGGCCAAACCCACATTTCGAGGGGATTTGAAGTTGTAACATCACCAAGTTTGTGATGGTCAACAACTGCAACAACTTCACCCTTATCCAGGTTATCAAGGCTCTGAGCAAGGTCAGAGTGGTCAACGAGGATGATCTTTTTGTCAGTAGCATCGGTTACAACTTCAGGAGCTGCTACACCGAACTTTTCGAGAACAAAAGCTGTTTCAGGAGCGAGTTCACCCTGTGCAATAGCTTTAGTTTCTTCTTTAACTTTAGACCAGAGGTCTGCCATAGCAATCGCGGAAGCGATAGTATCGGTATCCGGATTTTTGTGTCCAACAGCATAAATAGCCATAATAAAATTCCTCCTCAAAATTTGCTAGCTTAGTTGAGCTTGTGTCTTCTATCACAATCTTTTTGTACTGCCAAGTCATACAGGAACAGCGAGTACAAAAAAGCCAGATAAAACTATACCGAATGCCAACGTAGCATAGGCTTTACGGAGCCTAAGAGCCAGAAGGCCTCCAAGACTTGCGGCAATCCACAGATAGGACCATTGAAGATCAATGGCTGCAATGGTCAAACCCCATTTGTGAAAAATTGCCCGAAGCACATAATAAAGAATCAGTACACTTGACCAGAAGAAAAAGAAAGAGGCAATAAAGGTTCTAAAAATGGAAGAATAAACAAGCTCACCGGGGATAGGATCATTCGTGCTCCCCTTCCGTGCCCAGTTAATCAGCTTCTGGTAGCCTTTATTGTGCAACTGCCTCAAAGAAGATTCTATCAAAACTCCAATTTTAGCTAAAGGCATACATGCCAATAAGACCAACGCAATTTGACGCGCCTGAGTAAATTCAAATTTAGTAACGAGAACACATGCAGCTAATGTAGGAGCTATAAGCTGAGGAGGGATATAAGTACCAGCGGGTATATTATCGAGCCAAAAAAGTTCAAAGAAAATAGCAATTCCAAGACTTGCCGAATAATCTCCAGTCAGGGCACCCCATAGGAAGCCGATCACAAGAGGTCTTTCAAGCAGACCTATACTTATTGAAGTCCTGAATAGTGAAAACAGCGCAAAAAAAAACTTACACCCGCCAGCCATAGGGGAAATATGCTCTGCCAGTCAATTAACATGCTCATGAGAACCTCACCTGAACAGGATCATTGGGGACACATCGGAAATCCAACTCAATACCTATGTTAACGAAATATCTAAGACATGATTCTTCTTCGGAATTTAAAGCAACGCTCGGAGAAATCTGTTTTTTACCAGGACTATAGTGAATGTTGCCAATATTTAGGGCATCAAAGCTCAATCCTTTATCCAAAGCTCGCTTAACATCATTGCAGGATGAAAAAATAATTAAGTAACTTGAATTCTCTGATGACGAATCAAGCTTGGCAACGGCTTCGGAAACAGCATCAACCCGAGTAAAGATGCAATTTACAGATTGGGGAATAGCAAGCGACATAATCTGCTGCTGCAAACTGTCTTCAGCAGTTTCATCATTAGCAACCAGCAAATATTTAGCATGAGTATATGGTAACCAGGTTTCGATAATCTGACCATGAACAAGCCTGTTGTCAATTCTTACCCACTGCATGACAATCCTAGCCTTTTTTCCTTTTTCGCAACATTTCTCCGGCCACAACAATTCCCTTGATACCGGCCTGAAGAGCCTGCTCCGCCATTTCATGCAGAGGGTCTTCTCTACGCTGTAGGGCTTTCAGCAACACAGGAAGGTTGACACCACTCACAACTTCGACCTCATCAGAAAGAAAAGATAGGCTAAGATTGCTTGGAGTCCCTCCAAACATATCAGTAAGGATCAATACTCCCAGACCTGATTTTACTTCTGCAACAGCTTTTTTGATGGAATCAACAGCGGCATCCATCCCTTCAGAGACATCAACACTCAATCCAACACAATTAGCTATAGGACCGACTATCAATTCCGCAGCCTTTATCAAGGCTTTTCCAAAGTCTCCGTGTGTAACAATGACAATTCCATTACTGCCGGCGGTTTCACTCATTTTTTTACCTAGAAAAACTGGTATTAATCCAGATCAATATGTTTATGCTCAATACTTACTGAATACCCGCAGGAACTCAGATCTGCATATATAGTCTCGGCCACGGCTACGGAGCGGTGCCTTCCACCGGTACACCCCATTGCAAGGGTGAGTCTATACCGCCCTTCTTCTTCATAAAGTGGCAATATATACTTAAGAAAGTTAAGGTATTTATCAATAAAGACAGACCCCGGTTCTTTACCAAGAACATAATTCAAAATTGATTTATCCTTACCGGACAAAGGGCGTAATTCAGGCTCAAAATAAGGATTGGGCAGAAAACGTAAATCCATGACCATATCCGCTTCGGTAGGCACATCATATTTAAAACCGAAGGACATGACATGCACTCTCAACCCTGAGCCTTTTTCTGTTAAAAAGACCCATTTTTCCTGAATTTTTCTACGTAGATCGTGTATGGAAAAATGGGTGGTATCAATTATGAGATCAGCTTCATTGCGTAATGGATTTAAAATAATTTTTTCTTCCTCAAGAGCCTGTTCAAGACCTATGGCTTTAGACTCAAGAGGGTGAGGTCTTCTGGTTGTCGCAAATCTTCTGACCAGCTCAGGAAGCCTCGATTCGAGAAATATTAAAGCTGGATTAATACCCTTCTCAACAAGTTCGTTTCTGGTCTGTGACCACTCTTCGACAAAATTTTTCTGCCTGAGATCCATACCAAGGACTAATCCACGATATGTTATGTCATTGCCTTTAAACAACTTGACCAGACGAGGCAGCATACTTGCCGGAAGCCCGTCAACACAGAAAAATCTCAAATCCTCAAAAACTTTGAGGGCTGTTGATTTACCTGCTCCGGACATACCACTTACAACAATGACCGGAAAAGAATCCGCGCTATCCACCTCTGCCTCCGCAATCAAACGCTTTGAAGAACCTTCCAAAGATCATCTTTACTTTCAGTCTGCATAAAAGCTTTCCTGAAAGCATCATCCTTAACCAGTCTGGAAATCTGAGCCAGAGTTCTTAAATGAGAACCGGCACCCTGCTCAGGAGCCAGAACCAAAAAGAAGATATGACATGGTTCGTGGTCAAGTGAATCAAAATCAATACCCTTCTCACTTCGACCAACAACAACATACATATCTTCGATGGAGTCAAATTTACCATGGGGGATGGCAATGCCATCCCCTATGCCTGTTGTACCTAATTTTTCACGGTCAATAAGGACCTTGTAAGCTTCGTCAGGGTTCATATCAAGACCTGAATCTATCAGGACCGAAACCATTTCCTTTAGAACACCTTCCTTGCTATCACTTTCAAGTTCATGAATAACAAGATCCTTTGCCAAAAAAGCACCTATTTTCATTATACTAATATCCTGGGTCTATTAAACCGAAATCGCCATTATCACGACGATAGATTACGTTTATTCCCTCGCTGTCAGCATTGCGGAAAACGAGAAAATCATAGTCTAATGAATCCAGCTGTAAGGCGGCCTCTTCGACCGTCATTGGCTTGGGTTCAAACTGATCCGACTCGACTATACGCGGAGGTCTGTGTTCCTTATCTTCAAGGTCAAAACTGATCACATCCATCCGAGCCGATGTAACTTCACTACGCCGGTAGCTGCGCATCTTTTCACGCATCCGCCTCAACTGGGCTTCAAGCTTATCAAGGACCATATCAATAGTAGAATACATATCTTCAGACTCTTCAAATGCAGAGATGTGAATATTGTCTGAATAAAGTACAACTTCCGATATATGCCTGAATCTATCCACGGAAAGATTCACCTGCAACTCAGTATTATCTGGATTGGTAACAAACTTCTCAAGCTTGCTAAAACGGGTATTTGCATATTCCTTCAGATGTTCAGACGGATCGAAGTTCTTAAAAGTGAATGCTACGTTCATAAGGATCCTCCTTAAGTTAGGGTGAATATGCTATTCCAGTATAACTGGCTAAAAGACCTTCTTGCGCTTGGAAGAAGATTCTATACCCAGCGCGGTTCTGTATTTGGCTACCGTCCTCCTTGCAATATTAATTTCAAGCTTCTCTTTCAGATATTCAGCAATTTTTTCATCACTATAAGGCTTTTTGGGATCTTCTTCAGAAATAAGCTTCTTTATCATGGCCTTTACTGATTCTGAACCTACCTGTGAACCGTCATCCAATTCCAACGCACTGTTAAAAAAGAACTTAAGTTCAAAGACACCATGAGGGGTCGCAACATATTTATTTGTTGTTATCCTGCTCACAGTAGATTCATGCATATCAATATCTTCAGCCACTTCCTTCAGAATTAAGGGTTTGAGCTTAGTTACACCATTTCTAAAGAATTCATCCTGAAACCTTACTATTGATTCAAGAACTTTAAATAAAGTCCTCTGCCGTTGGTAAAGACTCTTCATGAGCCATTGGGCAGACCGCATCTTATCCTGAAAATATTCTTTATCGGCTCCCTTTGCAGCTTCTGTTGTTTCCACATAAAAGGAATTCATCTGCAATTTCGGCAGCCCGTCATCGTTTAGTACAATAACAAATTCTCCATCATACTCATAAACATAAGCATCAGGACTGATATAGAAAGGGTCACCCCCGGAAAAACTTGCACCGGGAAGCGGGTCCAGAGTCTGAAGCAAATCCAGATAGCTTTTCAAATCTTCCATGCTCAATTTAAATTTTCTGGCCAGAGGCTTATAACGCCTTCTTTCCAGATCTTCTAAATGATCACGAACCAGAGAAACTAAAATAGGATCGTTGTCCAACTTTAAAACTTCGAGCTGTACGGTCAAGCATTCTTTTGGTGTTCTTGCTGCAACACCAACAGGATCAAACCTTTGAATTCTATGAAGAACTGATTCAACCTCATCGACTGAAGCAGAACAGATCTCACTTATTTCTTCAACCCCTATGCAAAGATAACCGACCTCACTCAAGTTACCTATTATGGCTTCTGCTATTTCACATTCTTTCTCAGTAAAATCGGAAAGAGTCATCTGCCAGCCAAGATGGCCATCAAGCGTTGTCGACTTGGTAAGACGGGCATCATAAGATAGACCGTCTTCATAAGCTTCAGACTCTCTAACTATTGATTGCTTGGAAGAGCTGGAAAATTCTCCCAGATAATTCTCCCAGTCAGCATTCTTCATCAGCTCTTCAGTCTCTCCACTTGCGGAAGACTGATCCTTGTCACGAGCTTCAGAAACCTCCTTCTCTTCATATTCTTCAAGAAGGGGATTTTCCATGAGCTCCTGCTGAACTGTATCCACAAGCTCAAGACGGGAAAGCTGTAAAAGCTTGATCGCCTGTTGCAATTGTGGAGTCATCACAAGTTGCTGAGTAAGCTTAAGCTGTTGTCTTAATTCCAATCCCATATTTTACCATTACCAATAAAGTCTTAACACATTATTTTTATTAACTAAAAAAGCATTAAACAAAGAAAAAAGAAAAAAAATACATTTTTAAAGAATAATATAAAATACTACTTGATTTTAGAATGACATACTTAATTAAATCTTGCAACAAAGAGTATGAATATTACTGTAATATATAGTTTTTTATAAAAACAATTTTACACATGAAAAAAGTGTACCAATGTTCTGAACGCCTGTAAATCTACAAACTATAAATTACTTTAAAAACAATTTTGAAGATACGCTAGCACCACTCGATATAACCACCTAAAAAAATTATTTTTTTAGATAAGCACCATAAGTATAATATTGAATATTTAAAATAATTAAAATTCGAAATAGCTATCCAAATCCATTAGTTAGAAACAAAATTATTATCTAAAATTAGGAACGATCATTTTTTCCCAAAATCCATAAAAAAAAGACAGAATTTACACTATGTGCAAAAATCCTGTCTCAATTTAAACCTATAAAAGCTTTTTATCAGCACTAAAAAAACATCGCTACAACCGAAAACTATCTCCCAGATACAAACGTCGAGCCTTAGTATTCTTTACTATATTTTCAGGAGCTCCACTCAAAATAACCCGCCCTTCATAAACAAGATAGGCTCTATCGCATATTGTCAGTGTTTCTCTAACATTGTGATCTGAAATCAAAATCCCGATTCCCATCTCTTTCAAAGTGGAAATAATATCCTGAATCTCGATAACAGCAATAGGATCAATACCGGCAAAAGGTTCATCAAGCAGAATAAACTTGGGATTGTTAATTAGAGCCCGGGCAATTTCCAGTCTGCGCCTTTCACCACCGGACAGGTACATCGCTTTTTGATCTGCCAGACGCAAAATACCAAGCTGATCCAAAAGTTCATCCGCTCGCTTTGAAACGTTTTTAGATGATATTTTGGTATGTTCGATTATTATTTCAAGATTTTTACGTACTGATAATTTTTTAAAAATAGAACTTTCCTGCGGAAGATAACTCAATCCATGCCGCGCCCTTTCATGAAGAGGCCAAGTGGTTATTCTATGTTTATTAAGATAAACATCACCCTCAGTAGGCTTTACCACGCCAACAAGCATGTAAAAAGTTGTTGTTTTACCTGCGCCGTTAGGGCCGAGTAATCCCACAACTTCCCCTTCATCAAGTTTAAGGCTGATTCCTCTGACAACTTCTTTAGGGCCGTAAGATTTGACTATTTTATTTGCTATTATCGAAGGCATAATAATTCCGGAATAGTTACTGGTTCAACATCAAGAGGCTAAGGGGAAACATCCTTCGGAGTGAAGAAAATAGCTTCTACAGGTTTATCGCCACCGATAACTTCGCTTCTGCTGTCTTTCAAATAAAATTTGATAGTCTTTCCCTGAACAATATTTTTGCCATCAGCAAGTCGAGCTTTTCCATCCATAATAATTATAGACTGATCAACTAAAAATGTAAGCTTATCACAAGTCCCTTTGCGATTACCCATTACGACGTCAACATTTCCATAAGCAACAATTTTTTTAATTTTATTACTTGCATCATTTAAAGATTCGCTCCCCTGACGCAGGAAAGCTGTCAAGGAATCAGAAGTCAGAGTAATATCAAGTCTGGTAACTTTTACATTTCCTAAAAAGGTTACCTGATTTTTGACTTCACTAAAGGTCATCTTTGTTGAGACGATTTTAATCGGAACCTGATCCTTTGGAGAAGCTTTCTGCTTTTTGGCCGAATCATCAGACTTTATCTGCTTAGGAGCCTCGGCCTTCAAATAAGTACCATAAACATACCCGATGGCCTGCGATTTATTGTGAACAGCTGCGCCTGACTTATAAACCGGATACCATTTTCCCTCAGCCTGTCCAACCAGAACAGTGTCACCTTTTTCAAGCTTACCAACTATCAGCGAATTAACGTCAGGTTCGGAACGAAGATTCAGCACTGTAGAGGGATACATTTTTTTTGTGGGTAGAATGTCTTTAGCCTTTACAGCCGCTGATTTATCCTTTTTTACGGATGCTATAGTCATCCCTGAGAGTTTCTTATTCTCAATACTTGAAGGGTATTGAGCAAGAAAAGGCCCCCAGACATATCCCCAGACAGGAGTATTTTTCTGAACTGCTGTATCTATTCTATAAACAGCAAACATACCGTCATGCTCTTCACCAACCTGAACCCTATATCCGGGGAAAAGAACTCCAACAGCTTTTGCTCCTGCTGACGGCTTGGCTATTACCGAAACTTTTCGTACAGCATAGCGGATTGTTGAATCTGAATTATCAAGATCAACATCCGAGGATTTGATAAACCCGATAGCGCGACTTTCTGCTTCAACCTTCTGTCCGCTTTTAAAAACAGCATACCAGCCTTCCCGCAAAAAACCGACCTTGATCTCATCACCTTGTTTTAATTCACCGGCAACTTTTGATTTTTGAGATCTCTGAGCAAAATATTTTATTTTCCTACCAATATATCGAACATCGCCCCAGTCTACAGTCTCTGCAGATTTAGGAGCTGTGGAGACAACTTTTTCGGAAATAAAACCGACAGGTACAGACTTTGCTTTTGCAAAAGCAGGGTAAACTGAATACCAACCCTTCTTTGCCTTACCTACTTTAAAAACTTTTCCAGCAGAAAGAATCCATGAAACAGAAGAGTCATAATTCGGCTTTTCTCTAAGATTTGCAATTGTTCTGGTAACCATAAGGTTTCCTGAAGCTGCGAAAGATGCAGCAGAAAAGACCAGTGTTACAAAAAAAATAAGTATTACCGGGATAATGAAAGATATTTTGGGGAAGATTCTGGTAAAGTTGTTCATAGCTTTTTTCAAATATTGCTCACTTCTGCTTAGATGTGGTTAGAACATCAGGAGAAATCAAGGCTTCAACATTATTATCAACTGTTATTTCACGTGTTTTTAAATTTACGCTGACCTTAGGGGCCTCAACAAACAGCGAATGACTGTTCAAAATAACATTGCCATTTAAGATCAGAAAATTTTTTTTCGGATTAAAATGAAGATTTTCAGCTTTTAAAGCTAACTCCCCATAATGACCGCGAACATTTTTCCACAAACGAAGTCCTTTACCTTTCTGGCTGACTTCACCGTGAACAGCTCTGACCACAACTTCCTTGCGATCACGTCCAAGAAAATAAGTTACTTCAGGTTTATCGGCAATAACAAGTCCCTTCTCCTGATCATAATCAGCACTACCGGCTTTAAGCTTCCATTCAATATCGCCGCCGGTTCCCTGAGTAAGTTCGATACCATCCACGGAAACATCAGAAGTCCCGTTACTTCTCACGGGAGGAGCTTTTATTTCCTGCCTGATACCATAGAAAACAGGGTTATAATGCCGGGCAAGATAAGCTCCGACAATAACGCCACAAACAAGCATGGCTATGCCAAGGCCCCAAACTCTGCGCAGGCTCATTAAAAGGCCCACTCCTTCCAGACTTTTTCAAGAGTACCCTGACATTGCATTATAAAGGATAGAGCTTCACGGACAGCACCATTACCGCCTTTCCTTGATGATATCCATCTGGCAAGCCCTTTTATTTCAGGCTGAGCATTGGATACAGCCATAGGTAATCCGACTCGCTTCATAACAGCAGCATCAACCCAATCATCACCAACATACGCAACCTGTTCCGGGCTTAAATTTTTCATAACTAAAAGTTTTTCAAAAAAAGGAACTTTACGAGGGTTGCCCGGATAATAGTCGGTGATACCCAGCTCTGTTATCCTTGTCCTTACGGCTTCGTTATCAAGACCTGTTATAACAGATATTTCAAGTCCGGTGGATTGAGCCAGCTTAATTCCTAATCCATCCTGAACGTTGAACCTTTTTGAAATATGTCCCTCATGGTCATAATAAATTCCCCCATCAGTAAGGACACCATCAACATCCAGAATAATCAGCTTGATATTTCTGGCGATATCTTCAGCACGCATAATTGATGCTCCATCCTGAAAGCAGATCTTTTATCAGGTTTTCAGTTTTA
This region includes:
- the panD gene encoding aspartate 1-decarboxylase — protein: MAKRCLLRSKLHRATITEACLDYEGSISIDTELLKLAGIVPFERVDVLNVDNGERLTTYAIEGKKGEFCLNGAAAHKGKPGQKIIVCTYTWLDDEEIKQHHPNVILLDESNKPK
- a CDS encoding MoaD/ThiS family protein translates to MTIVIKKYIKYNVKWFRFYEGLEVNINLLCYATLADKCPENADKFPISQDSKVEDVLNQIGIDTDDVKIIFINGISSGLDSVLSDGDRLGIFPAVGGG
- a CDS encoding manganese-dependent inorganic pyrophosphatase, whose translation is MAIYAVGHKNPDTDTIASAIAMADLWSKVKEETKAIAQGELAPETAFVLEKFGVAAPEVVTDATDKKIILVDHSDLAQSLDNLDKGEVVAVVDHHKLGDVTTSNPLEMWVWPVGCTGTVINSMYKFYNVEVPKEVAGVLLCAILSDTVMFKSVTCTDADKAAVEELAKIAGVADVTALGMEMFNVKSAVAGASMNELVFRDYKDFDMSGNKIGIGQLEVVDLSVFDDIKADLYAELEKVKADGRHSCFLLLTDIMKEGSEMLIVSDNPAVVEKAFGVAPEGTSVWLDGVMSRKKQVVPNFEKAFA
- a CDS encoding PTS sugar transporter subunit IIC — its product is MAGGCKFFFALFSLFRTSISIGLLERPLVIGFLWGALTGDYSASLGIAIFFELFWLDNIPAGTYIPPQLIAPTLAACVLVTKFEFTQARQIALVLLACMPLAKIGVLIESSLRQLHNKGYQKLINWARKGSTNDPIPGELVYSSIFRTFIASFFFFWSSVLILYYVLRAIFHKWGLTIAAIDLQWSYLWIAASLGGLLALRLRKAYATLAFGIVLSGFFVLAVPV
- a CDS encoding PTS sugar transporter subunit IIB → MQWVRIDNRLVHGQIIETWLPYTHAKYLLVANDETAEDSLQQQIMSLAIPQSVNCIFTRVDAVSEAVAKLDSSSENSSYLIIFSSCNDVKRALDKGLSFDALNIGNIHYSPGKKQISPSVALNSEEESCLRYFVNIGIELDFRCVPNDPVQVRFS
- a CDS encoding PTS sugar transporter subunit IIA is translated as MSETAGSNGIVIVTHGDFGKALIKAAELIVGPIANCVGLSVDVSEGMDAAVDSIKKAVAEVKSGLGVLILTDMFGGTPSNLSLSFLSDEVEVVSGVNLPVLLKALQRREDPLHEMAEQALQAGIKGIVVAGEMLRKRKKG
- the rapZ gene encoding RNase adapter RapZ, whose product is MDSADSFPVIVVSGMSGAGKSTALKVFEDLRFFCVDGLPASMLPRLVKLFKGNDITYRGLVLGMDLRQKNFVEEWSQTRNELVEKGINPALIFLESRLPELVRRFATTRRPHPLESKAIGLEQALEEEKIILNPLRNEADLIIDTTHFSIHDLRRKIQEKWVFLTEKGSGLRVHVMSFGFKYDVPTEADMVMDLRFLPNPYFEPELRPLSGKDKSILNYVLGKEPGSVFIDKYLNFLKYILPLYEEEGRYRLTLAMGCTGGRHRSVAVAETIYADLSSCGYSVSIEHKHIDLD
- a CDS encoding PTS sugar transporter subunit IIA; amino-acid sequence: MKIGAFLAKDLVIHELESDSKEGVLKEMVSVLIDSGLDMNPDEAYKVLIDREKLGTTGIGDGIAIPHGKFDSIEDMYVVVGRSEKGIDFDSLDHEPCHIFFLVLAPEQGAGSHLRTLAQISRLVKDDAFRKAFMQTESKDDLWKVLQSV
- the hpf gene encoding ribosome hibernation-promoting factor, HPF/YfiA family gives rise to the protein MNVAFTFKNFDPSEHLKEYANTRFSKLEKFVTNPDNTELQVNLSVDRFRHISEVVLYSDNIHISAFEESEDMYSTIDMVLDKLEAQLRRMREKMRSYRRSEVTSARMDVISFDLEDKEHRPPRIVESDQFEPKPMTVEEAALQLDSLDYDFLVFRNADSEGINVIYRRDNGDFGLIDPGY
- the rpoN gene encoding RNA polymerase factor sigma-54, which codes for MGLELRQQLKLTQQLVMTPQLQQAIKLLQLSRLELVDTVQQELMENPLLEEYEEKEVSEARDKDQSSASGETEELMKNADWENYLGEFSSSSKQSIVRESEAYEDGLSYDARLTKSTTLDGHLGWQMTLSDFTEKECEIAEAIIGNLSEVGYLCIGVEEISEICSASVDEVESVLHRIQRFDPVGVAARTPKECLTVQLEVLKLDNDPILVSLVRDHLEDLERRRYKPLARKFKLSMEDLKSYLDLLQTLDPLPGASFSGGDPFYISPDAYVYEYDGEFVIVLNDDGLPKLQMNSFYVETTEAAKGADKEYFQDKMRSAQWLMKSLYQRQRTLFKVLESIVRFQDEFFRNGVTKLKPLILKEVAEDIDMHESTVSRITTNKYVATPHGVFELKFFFNSALELDDGSQVGSESVKAMIKKLISEEDPKKPYSDEKIAEYLKEKLEINIARRTVAKYRTALGIESSSKRKKVF
- the lptB gene encoding LPS export ABC transporter ATP-binding protein, whose translation is MPSIIANKIVKSYGPKEVVRGISLKLDEGEVVGLLGPNGAGKTTTFYMLVGVVKPTEGDVYLNKHRITTWPLHERARHGLSYLPQESSIFKKLSVRKNLEIIIEHTKISSKNVSKRADELLDQLGILRLADQKAMYLSGGERRRLEIARALINNPKFILLDEPFAGIDPIAVIEIQDIISTLKEMGIGILISDHNVRETLTICDRAYLVYEGRVILSGAPENIVKNTKARRLYLGDSFRL